AATCAACCTATGGTATGGTCGCGCTTAAAGCTTGCCTTAAAAACACAAAGTATCACCATTGAAAATCCTTATTCTGAATTAAGCCAAGGCAGCGTTTACAGTATTCAGCCGGAAAAAATACCGCTTAATGTAAAAGTGGTTTTACTGGGTGATTCTCATATTTATTACACACTGCAAGAATATGATCAGGAATTTACTGAGTTGTTTCGTGTACTTGCCGACTTTGACCGCCATTTTACCAAAGACGAAAATAACTTATGTGCATACAGTAATTTAATTCGTCAACGAGCACAGAAATATGATTATCCTGAAGTGGGGGATGATGCAGTGATTGAATTGATACGCCACGCACTGAGACGAGCCGAACACCAACATAAAATTTCTGCCAATATCGTACAAGTGAATGATTTGTTAGATGAAGCCGTTTATTTGATGCGAAAGCAGCACGCAGGGGTGATCGTCGAGCAAGAAGGAAAACTCACTGCTGACTATGTTCAAATGGCTTTGAAAGCTAAACAACGCCGCACAGGAAGAATGAGCGAATCGTGGTTAAGCGAAATTAAGGAGCAACAAGTACTGATCAATACCGACGGGAAAAATATCGGTAAAGTCAATGGATTAACTGTCTTAGAAATAGGAGACAGTGTTTTTGGTACTCCAGCTCGTATTACTGCCACCGTTTATGCGGGTAGTAATGGCGTGACTGATATTGAGCGGGAAGTAGACCTCGGTAAGTCCATTCATTCGAAGGGCGTTTTGCTGTTAACCGGTTATTTGGGACATAAATATGGTCAAGAGCTTCCGGTTTCTATTTCTGCCAATATTGCTATTGAGCAGTCATATGGTCACATTGACGGAGACAGTGCCTCAATGGCCGAGTTATGTGCATTGATCTCAGCGATAACGCTTGTTCCTATTGACCAAGGGATAGCAATCACGGGATCAATTAATCAGCACGGCGAAGTACAATCCATTGGCGGCGTGAACGAGAAAATTGAGGGTTTTTATCGACTCTGTAAAGACGAAGGTCTTACGGGTAAGCAAGGTGTTATTATCCCTAAAACTAATGTTATTAATTTGATGTTAGAGCCGAGCGTGATTGAAGCGGTAGAAAAGGGCGATTTTCATATTTATGCGGTAGAAGACATAGACCAAGCGTTAGAAATTCTCATGGCTATGCCTGCAGGCACAATAAATCGTTTAGGTCGCTATCCACGAAAATCTATTCATGCCATGGCATTGGATAAATTACAGTGTTTTGCAGAGTTGCTACACGGCGGCGAAGAATAGCCGCATGGCTTTACTTTAGATTTTATTTTCTACTTAAATAAAAAAAGCTCGATGTGGAAACGCCGAGCTTTTTTGTGTCTGTTTATTAATAGCTGGAATTTAAGCTAAAAATGCGTTGATTTTATTCACAAAACCTTCGCAGTCCAAACCCAACTCTTGATGAATTTCTGCTTGTGTTCCGTGTTTGATAAATTGATCCGGTAAGCCAATGTTAAGCACTTTAATGGCTAAACCTTGACTGAGTACAAATTCATTAACACCAGAGCCCGCGCCGCCCGCAATGGCATTGTCTTCAATGGTGACAATTACATCATGTGATTGTGCCATCTCAGTAATCAACGCTTCATCAAGTGGTTTAACGAAACGCATATCCACTAAGCTAGTATCCAAAGCATCTGCTGCTCTTTCTGCTTCTAGTAATAAGGTACCAAAACTCAGGATAGCGATATTTTTGCCTTCGCGTTTTACTAGCCCTTTGCCCACCTCAATGGTTTCATCAACCAAGGGTAATTGAGCGCCGGTACCACTGCCCCGAGGATATCTCACTGCTGCTGGTTTATCCAGTTTGTGCCCTGTAGTCAGCATTAGCTGACACTCGCGTTCATCTGCCGGTGCCATGATCACTAAATTTGGAATACAACGCATAAAGCTTAAATCAAACGAACCTTGATGCGTCGGCCCAT
This window of the Thalassotalea atypica genome carries:
- a CDS encoding Lon protease family protein, with translation MSQPFVQCRLEPSQLTANLSLQQISKCSIEPIDHETFIGHERAKEALEFGLSMTAVGFNVFAMGDHGTGRQTLIKQMLHAFASEQNTPPEWCYINNFDDNHVPFRLYVSPGDGKVLMARINTFIDELLDLFPEIFDNAGYQRQKAAIDREFNQKYDEAIAIVEETALKNSVVLYEEAGEIGFSPLVDGKPLNDKEFANLDELKRTAFYKLLAELENLLSEQLLELPLWKRESSDKLRKLKYDTAEQSIMPLIKELEHEFASNLGVLKYLSKVKAHVVDAVLEVLVDESTENQNDKDKRKLMVEQFLPNLLVEREHNGGAPVVYEQNPTFQNLFGHVDVATFQGASYTSYRLIRPGALHKANGGYLLIEAEKLLNQPMVWSRLKLALKTQSITIENPYSELSQGSVYSIQPEKIPLNVKVVLLGDSHIYYTLQEYDQEFTELFRVLADFDRHFTKDENNLCAYSNLIRQRAQKYDYPEVGDDAVIELIRHALRRAEHQHKISANIVQVNDLLDEAVYLMRKQHAGVIVEQEGKLTADYVQMALKAKQRRTGRMSESWLSEIKEQQVLINTDGKNIGKVNGLTVLEIGDSVFGTPARITATVYAGSNGVTDIEREVDLGKSIHSKGVLLLTGYLGHKYGQELPVSISANIAIEQSYGHIDGDSASMAELCALISAITLVPIDQGIAITGSINQHGEVQSIGGVNEKIEGFYRLCKDEGLTGKQGVIIPKTNVINLMLEPSVIEAVEKGDFHIYAVEDIDQALEILMAMPAGTINRLGRYPRKSIHAMALDKLQCFAELLHGGEE